From a region of the Panicum virgatum strain AP13 chromosome 2K, P.virgatum_v5, whole genome shotgun sequence genome:
- the LOC120694936 gene encoding uncharacterized protein LOC120694936, which translates to MFTKRLFHKALHHDHHHHQAGGGAPPAAPGDVPQMDAQIALHYGVPYTASLLAFDPVQRLLAVGTLDGRIKIFGGDNIEGILISPKSVPYKFLQFIINQGLLVAISNENEIQVWNLEFRQLFYSSQWDVNITAFAAIEGSFLMYLGDENGLLSVLKYEVDDGKLQRMPYNVPIQSLAERAGISLQDPQPIVGILIQPDTFGTRVLIAYEKGLLVLWDVSDNNAVSVRGYGDLHVKGQITGARSDADEDQSNDAIDDSEEEREICSLCWASRGGSIVAVGYITGDILLWDMNTGPPRQVKQMDVSSNVVKLQLASGSRRLPVIVLHWSAGSSIHCNKGGHLFVYGGDDMGSEEVLTILSLESTAGLESVRCMSRMDLKLDGSFADMILIPDTGVLDKSRTSALFILTNPGQLNFYADGSLFSVQNTKEGNALPEARKSPVAIPTIDPNITVTNLCSLTGRELSNISLKKFCARQNAGPFILGNMKWPLTGGVPSEMSLNEDHAVERLYIAGYQDGSVRIWDATFPVLMPMFVLDGKVADINLNGANASVSSLAFCSLNMTLAVGTTSGLVRIYKLREHTGGSSFHFVSELKQEVHVVRHGKGFHCYVAFLASNCPVRSLLFTVSGEVLATGYQNGQVAMFDPSQLSILFTVDCASGTNSPVVCLGIYSVMTSDAKADESEKESPQKARLPRDCLLSLTKDGRVTVLDCTTGVMMNSHILDQKQSSAISMYVIDGASDEKQTQLSEDTVGSLGQTGKEGNDVHNKQAPGVGKHLKNASHLSQNGGSDSLLICCEDVLLLLSLASLIQGKNKHLHKLKLAKPCCWSAVLKNMDGKIFGLILAYQTGTIELRSVPDLAIIAESSLMSILRWSYKAGMDKSMSSSNGQITLVSGSEFAIISLMASENDFRIPESLPCLHDKVLAAAAEAAISFSTEQRRKQNPAAGILGGIIKGMKGKAEESAKMRESFTVQTPGEYLESFFLKDSFVEPPIPNLDDPIEELSIDDIEIDDEVPSPAPASSSTSHRNNRTTEEEREKLFEGSSHVGEPRMRTPQEILTKYKFGGDAAAAAAHAKDKLMQRQEKLERISQQTAELQSGAENFASLAQELAKTMENKKWWKL; encoded by the exons ATGTTCACCAAGCGCCTCTTCCACAAGGCACTACAccacgaccaccaccaccatcag GCAGGGGGAGGAGCACCACCAGCTGCACCTGGGGACGTGCCCCAAATGGACGCGCAGATCGCGCTTCACTACGGGGTGCCCTACACGGCCTCACTACTCGCCTTCGATCCCGTCCAGCGCCTCCTCGCCGTGGGAACGCT GGACGGTAGGATAAAAATATTTGGAGGTGATAACATTGAAGGCATTCTTATATCACCAAAGAGTGTGCCGTACAAATTCTTGCAG TTTATAATAAACCAGGGGCTTCTGGTTGCAATTTCTAATGAAAATGAAATCCAG GTATGGAATCTTGAGTTCAGGCAACTGTTTTATTCATCCCAGTGGGATGTCAACATTACTGCTTTTGCAGCCATAGAGGGGTCCTTTCTGAT GTACCTTGGAGATGAGAATGGTCTTCTTTCTGTATTGAAGTATGAGGTAGATGATGGGAAGCTTCAAAGAATGCCATATAATGTTCCTATCCAGTCCTTAGCCG AAAGAGCTGGCATTTCCTTACAGGATCCTCAACCTATTGTTGGAATACTGATCCAACCTGACACTTTTGGGACAAG GGTGCTAATTGCGTATGAGAAAGGATTGCTGGTTCTTTGGGATGTATCTGATAACAATGCAGTTTCAGTTAGAGGCTATGGGGATTTACACGTGAAGGGTCAAATCACTGGTGCACGGAGTGATGCTGATGAAGATCAATCGAACGATGCTATTGATGAcagtgaagaagaaagagaaatttGCTCTCTTTGTTGGGCATCAAGAGGGGGCTCAATTGTTGCTGTTGGCTATATAACAGGAGACATACTTCTATGGGATATGAATACAGGACCCCCCAGGCAAGTCAAGCAAATGGATGTTTCATCTAATGTTGTTAAGCTGCAGCTGGCTTCAGGGAGTCGTAGGCTTCCTGTCATTGTATTGCATTGGTCTGCTGGGTCATCAATTCATTGTAATAAAGGAGGGCATCTTTTTGTATATGGTGGTGATGATATGGGATCTGAAGAAGTTCTCACG ATTCTTAGTCTGGAGTCGACTGCTGGATTAGAATCAGTAAGATGCATGTCAAGGATGGACCTCAAACTTGACGGATCCTTTGCTGATATGATTCTTATTCCTGATACTGGGGTTCTTGATAAAAGCAGAACTTCTGCACTTTTCATTTTGACAAATCCTGGACAACTGAATTTTTATGCTGATGGGTCTCTATTTTCTGTGCAAAATACAAAAGAGGGAAATGCTCTGCCTGAAGCACGAAAATCTCCAGTTGCCATTCCTACCATTGATCCCAACATAACAGTCACGAATCTTTGTTCACTAACTGGTAGAGAACTTTCAAATATTTCACTGAAG AAATTTTGTGCTAGGCAGAATGCTGGACCTTTCATATTAGGGAACATGAAATGGCCTTTGACTGGTGGGGTTCCAAGTGAGATGTCACTGAACGAGGATCATGCTGTTGAAAGACTATACATTGCAGGCTATCAAGATGGTTCTGTGAGAATTTGGGATGCAACGTTTCCTGTTCTGATGCCAATGTTTGTCTTGGATGGAAAG GTGGCTGATATTAATTTGAATGGGGCAAATGCTTCTGTATCATCTCTGGCCTTTTGTTCATTAAACATGACTTTGGCTGTTGGAACAACAAGTGGTCTG GTACGCATCTATAAACTTCGTGAGCACACTGGGGGTTCAAGCTTTCACTTTGTGAGTGAATTGAAGCAAGAAG TCCATGTTGTTCGTCATGGGAAAGGATTCCATTGTTATGTTGCCTTTTTGGCATCAAATTGCCCAGTGCGATCTCTATTATTTACAGTTTCAGGAGAAGTACTTGCCACAGGCTATCAGAACGGTCAG GTCGCAATGTTTGATCCAAGTCAGCTATCAATTCTATTCACTGTAGATTGTGCATCAGGAACAAACTCCCCTGTTGTTTGCTTGGGCATTTACAGTGTTATGACGTCTGATGCAAAAGCAGATGAGTCAGAGAAAGAGAGTCCTCAGAAAGCAAGGTTACCCAGAGATTGTCTTCTTTCCTTGACAAAGGATGGCCGTGTTACTGTACTTGACTGCACAACGGGTGTGATGATGAATTCACATATCTTAGATCAGAAGCAATCATCTGCAATTTCTATGTATGTCATAG ATGGAGCTTCAGATGAGAAGCAAACCCAATTATCAGAAGACACAGTCGGGAGTCTAGGTCAGACAGGAAAAGAAGGCAATGATGTTCACAATAAACAAGCACCAGGAGTTGGAAAGCACCTGAAAAATGCTTCCCACCTTTCACAAAATGGTGGTTCAGATTCACTTCTTATCTGCTGTGAGGATGTTTTGCTTTTGTTATCCCTTGCATCATTGATTCAG GGAAAAAACAAGCATCTACATAAGCTGAAACTTGCAAAACCTTGTTGCTGGTCAGCAGTTTTGAAGAATATGGAtggcaaaatttttgggttgaTATTGGCTTATCAGACTGGCACTATAGAATTGAG GTCTGTGCCAGATCTGGCTATTATTGCTGAGAGCTCCTTGATGTCGATATTGAGATGGAGTTACAAGGCAGGCATGGATAAATCCATGAGCTCCTCAAATGGACAAATTACTCTG GTAAGTGGATCTGAATTTGCAATCATCTCTCTCATGGCCTCAGAGAATGACTTCAG GATTCCAGAATCTCTGCCGTGCCTTCATGACAAAGTTCTTGCAGCAGCTGCGGAAGCAGCTATTAGTTTCTCAACTGAGCAGAGAAGGAAGCAG AATCCAGCAGCAGGGATCCTTGGTGGCATCATTAAAGGAATGAAAGGCAAGGCTGAAGAAAGTGCAAAAATGAGAGAGAGCTTCACTGTGCAAACCCCCGGCGAATATTTGGAGTCATTTTTCTTGAAAGATTCATTTGTTGAACCACCAATACCAAATCTTGATGACCCGATAGAAGAACTGTCAATCG ATGACATAGAGATTGATGACGAAGTACCTTCCCCGGCACCAGCATCATCCTCTACATCCCACAGGAACAATAGAACAACAG aggaggagagagagaagctATTTGAAGGGTCAAGCCATGTTGGTGAACCAAGAATGAGAACTCCACAGGAAATTCTAACGAAATATAAATTTGGCGGG gacgcggcagcagcagctgctcatGCCAAGGATAAGCTGATGCAGCGGCAGGAGAAACTGGAG AGAATAAGCCAACAAACTGCAGAGCTTCAGAGTGGAGCTGAAAACTTTGCTTCCCTGGCGCAGGAGCTTGCGAAAACCATGGAGAAcaagaagtggtggaagctATAA
- the LOC120694939 gene encoding DNA replication complex GINS protein PSF2-like — translation MAGQSDPHLSIFSPSEVEFVAEDEIVDIVPNIRMDALNMISGDFGPFYPQIPAKVPLWLAVALKKRGKCTIRTPDWMTVDRLTQVLEAERESSREFQPLPFHYIEISKLLFDHARDDISDAYLVRSLVEDIRDVRFHKVETGLETISGRTHAVKLKNLSAMEVNIVRPFMVRTLQAFYKHDSPQMIQQADTTGSRPTPVTDRGPRRDLRRR, via the exons ATGGCCGGGCAGTCCGACCCGCACCTCTCCATCTTCTCGCCCTCCGAG GTGGAGTTCGTGGCGGAGGATGAGATCGTCGACATCGTCCCCAACATCCGCATGGACGCCCTCAACATGATAAGC GGGGACTTCGGGCCCTTCTACCCGCAAATCCCGGCCAAGGTGCCGCTCTGGCTCGCTGTCGCGCTCAAGAAGCGTGGCAAGTGCACCATCCGCACCCCGGACTGGATGACTGTTG ACCGTTTGACACAGGTACTGGAAGCAGAAAGAGAGTCCTCTCGAGAATTCCAGCCATTACCATTCCACTATATTGAAATTTCTAAGCTGCTGTTTGATCA TGCACGTGATGACATCTCAGATGCATACTTG GTGAGATCTTTAGTTGAGGACATCAGAGATGTCAGATTCCACAAGGTTGAGACTGGATTAGAGACAATATCTGGACGCACTCATGCTGTGAAG CTCAAAAATCTGTCTGCAATGGAAGTGAACATTGTCCGGCCTTTCATGGTGAGAACTTTGCAGGCATTCTATAAGCACGATAGTCCACAGATGATTCAGCAAGCAGATACTACAGGGAGCAGGCCAACACCAGTTACAGACCGTGGTCCAAGA AGAGATCTAAGACGCAGGTAG